From Microbacterium sp. 10M-3C3:
GCACGACTGGGAGCTCGAGCTCGCCGTCGTCATCGGCCGCGAGGCGTTCCGCGTCTCCCGCGAGGACGCGCTCGACCATGTCGCCGGTTACACGATCGTCAACGACATCACGACGCGCGACCTCGTGTTCCGCAAGGACATGAAGGAGATCGGCACCGACTGGTACCGGAGCAAGAACGCGCCGGGGTTCCTGCCCACCGGCCCGTTCCTCGTGCCCGCGGCCGCGGTCGATCCCGCCGACACCGCGGTGCGGCTCGAGCTCAACGGCGACGTGATGCAGGATGCATCGACGTCCGACCTCCTCTTCGACGTGCCGTCGCTCGTGTCGGGCGCGTCGCAGACCATGCCGCTGCTGCCCGGCGACCTGCTGCTCACCGGCAGTCCGGCCGGCAACGGCCAGCATTGGCGGCGGTTCCTGCGCGACGGCGACGTCATGACCGGCACGATCGCGGGCCTGGGCACGCAGGTCGTCCGCTGCGTCGCCGAGCCCGGCGCGAACGGCGCCGCATGAGCGGGCTCGCCGAAGACCCGGGCGCCCTCGACCGCACCAACCCCGAGGG
This genomic window contains:
- a CDS encoding fumarylacetoacetate hydrolase family protein; this encodes MTIDRFTGDFALARYRDGDGVRLGLVRGERIRPLDATSLGAASLNDFLAAPDWDRLAALPVDGADSLALSDVVLTAPVEPRQVLQTGANYRQHVIELVAAGLTQNSERTPEEARAFAADLMDKRARDGEPYFFIGLPACVVGDDVPLVLPAYSEVHDWELELAVVIGREAFRVSREDALDHVAGYTIVNDITTRDLVFRKDMKEIGTDWYRSKNAPGFLPTGPFLVPAAAVDPADTAVRLELNGDVMQDASTSDLLFDVPSLVSGASQTMPLLPGDLLLTGSPAGNGQHWRRFLRDGDVMTGTIAGLGTQVVRCVAEPGANGAA